The following proteins are encoded in a genomic region of Zea mays cultivar B73 chromosome 9, Zm-B73-REFERENCE-NAM-5.0, whole genome shotgun sequence:
- the LOC100217186 gene encoding uncharacterized protein isoform X2 codes for MKTRIVYSREFLLSLGELEHCKKLPPDFDAALLSELQELSAGVLERNKGYYNTSQGRPDGSVGYTYSSRGGNTGGRWDTRSSGSSDRDGEPDRESQTQAGRGANQYRRNWQNTEHDGLLGRGGFPRPSGYTGQLSSKDHGNAPQLNRTSERYQPPRPYKAAPFSRKDIDSINDETFGSSELSNEDRAEEERKRRASFELMRKEQHKAVLGKKSGPDILKENPSDDIFSKLQTSTAKANAKTKNEKLDGSVVSSYQEDTTKPSSVLLAPAARPLVPPGFANAFADKKLQSQSSNITHEPKCHNATTEANMLTIAWLGGQLEDDQSATGFTSESKEKGVSGNDATMGPKHTLPPGSVTSSAELASSVLKGSEDWDADVMDKYSIGKEGKSKNIDPVRKDDSVAILEQFFGNVLSKSGSNLPTYVENQPLKTDDDMITSVPESSKFAHWFLDEDLKPAEDLSSKSLLSMIVKNENPGLENLNHTPLSDAAAQNLSPRAPIDKLDSASELISFTSSTPANGVLEQCIHSDVPEAVPIMTCEDLEQTMLAQVSNSSSTQINATKEQLTVMDEPVAMQKVTVDNHASQHLLSLLQKGTDNKGAPSLGFQRESTDEPLSVDTNLMANGGISGSDPVNSVENVPTSGKDLTLEALFGAAFMNELHSKDAPVSIRGATTGGPTEFAEMGKTLLSSSHEGYYPVEQTVHFNNTKDAAVRREPGIEHSAVPGLSQGSASFDKKGMEIHLPEEDNLFTMSDSLLGQNSDILASVGSSRVEGLLPEKALDNLSYRFQSLVPGDAEHIQVYGPDALGSHPRDSQNMYHLLQGRPPMIAPHPMMDHIVNRKQPAPFDMAQSIHHDSHRSFPSNVNHMQHNLHGPGVPHLDPAGHIMRQHMSMPGRFPPEGLPRGVPPSQPVHHMAGYRPEMGNVNNFHMHPRQPNYGEFGLMMPGPSGPEVRGNHPEAFERLIQMEMSARSKQQQVHHPAMAAGRVPSGMYGHELDAKLRYR; via the exons ATGAAGACGAGGATAGTGTACTCCAGGGAGTTTCTGCTGTCGCTTGGCGAGTTGGAGCATTGCAAGAAGCTGCCCCCTGACTTTGATGCAGCGCTGCTTAG TGAGCTGCAGGAGCTGTCAGCGGGTGTGCTTGAGAGAAACAAGGGCTACTACAACACATCCCAGGGACGGCCAGATGGGTCGGTGGGATATACTTACTCTTCTCGTGGTGGGAACACTGGAGGGAGGTGGGATACTCGCTCATCTGGATCAAGTGATCGGGATGGGGAACCTGATCGTGAGTCTCAGACACAGG CAGGGCGTGGTGCAAACCAGTACAGACGCAATTGGCAGAACACGGAGCATGATGGCCTACTTGGCCGTGGTGGTTTCCCTAGGCCATCAGGATATACTGGGCAGTTGTCATCAAAGGATCATGGCAATGCGCCTCAGCTAAACAGGACATCAGAACGCTACCAGCCACCACGTCCTTACAAG GCTGCTCCTTTTTCACGGAAAGACATTGACTCGATTAATGATGAGACATTCGGGTCTTCTGAATTATCAAATGAGGATAGAGCAGAAGAAGAAAGGAAGCGGAGGG CATCTTTTGAGTTGATGAGAAAAGAGCAACATAAAGCAGTGCTAGGAAAGAAGAGTGGTCCTGATATCCTGAAGGAGAATCCCAGTGATGATATATTTTCAAAGTTACAGACATCTACTGCAAAGGCAAATGCCAAAACTAAAAACGAGAAGTTAGATGGTTCTGTAGTATCCTCATATCAGGAAGATACCACTAAACCATCTTCAGTTCTACTAGCTCCTGCAGCCAGGCCGCTTGTCCCGCCGGGTTTTGCAAATGCATTCGCTGACAAGAAGCTTCAGTCACAGTCGTCTAACATCACACATGAGCCGAAG TGTCATAATGCTACTACTGAAGCTAACATGTTGACTATTGCATGGCTTGGGGGTCAGCTAGAGGATGACCAGTCAGCAACAGGGTTCACATCTGAAAGTAAAGAGAAGGGAGTTTCTGGTAACGATGCTACTATGGGTCCAAAGCACACGCTTCCACCTGGTAGTGTTACCTCTTCAGCTGAATTGGCTTCTAGCGTTCTGAAAGGGAGCGAGGATTGGGATGCTGATGTAATGGATAAGTATTCTATTGGAAAAGAAGGCAAATCTAAAAATATTGATCCAGTTAGGAAGGATGATTCAGTAGCAATCTTAGAACAGTTCTTTGGCAATGTTTTATCGAAAAGCGGCAGCAACCTACCAACTTATGTTGAG AACCAGCCATTGAAAACTGATGATGACATGATCACTTCTGTGCCAGAATCATCCAAATTTGCTCATTGGTTTCTTGATGAAG ACTTGAAACCTGCAGAAGACTTATCTTCAAAGAGCCTGCTCTCCATGATTGTCAAAAATGAAAATCCAGGTCTAGAAAATTTAAACCATACTCCTTTATCTGATGCTGCTGCCCAGAATTTATCCCCAAGAGCACCTATTGATAAACTTGATTCTGCATCAGAGCTTATCTCATTTACATCCTCTACGCCTGCCAATGGAGTTCTTGAACAATGCATCCATTCTGATGTTCCAGAGGCAGTTCCTATTATGACATGTGAGGATCTTGAGCAGACGATGTTAGCACAGGTTAGCAATAGCAGCTCAACTCAGATAAATGCTACAAAGGAGCAACTGACTGTTATGGATGAACCAGTTGCCATGCAGAAAGTAACTGTAGATAATCATGCATCACAACATCTTCTTTCATTGTTGCAAAAAGGAACAGATAATAAGGGAGCACCTTCCCTGGGTTTCCAGAGAGAATCAACTGATGAACCTCTGAGTGTTGACACAAATTTAATGGCAAATGGTGGAATATCTGGAAGTGATCCGGTTAACAGTGTTGAAAATGTTCCTACTTCTGGGAAGGACTTGACATTGGAAGCGTTATTCGGGGCTGCATTTATGAATGAGCTCCACTCGAAAGATGCACCAGTTTCTATTCGAGGAGCCACAACTGGTGGTCCTACTGAGTTTGCAGAGATGGGTAAAACTCTGTTGTCATCTAGCCATGAAGGATACTACCCTGTTGAACAGACCGTACACTTCAACaatactaaagatgctgctgtccGTAGAGAACCAGGTATTGAGCATTCAGCAGTACCTGGTCTAAGTCAGGGGAGTGCTAGTTTTGACAAGAAAGGAATGGAAATTCATCTGCCTGAAGAAGATAATTTGTTTACCATGAGTGATTCTCTGCTTGGTCAAAATTCTGATATTTTGGCATCAGTAGGATCCAGCAGGGTTGAAGGGCTATTGCCTGAAAAGGCACTTGATAACCTCAGCTATAGGTTTCAAAGTCTTGTGCCTGGTGATGCAGAACACATTCAAGTATATGGTCCTGATGCACTTGGATCTCATCCTCGTGATTCTCAGAATATGTATCATCTTCTACAGGGTAGGCCTCCTATGATAGCACCTCACCCTATGATGGATCACATTGTTAATAGGAAACAGCCAGCTCCATTTGATATGGCACAGTCGATACACCATGATTCTCACCGTTCTTTCCCATCTAATGTGAATCATATGCAACATAATCTTCATGGGCCAGGGGTCCCTCACTTGGACCCTGCTGGACATATTATGCGACAACACATGTCCATGCCTGGAAGATTTCCTCCAGAAGGCTTGCCAAGAGGTGTCCCTCCATCTCAGCCTGTGCATCACATGGCTGGTTATAGACCTGAAATGGGTAATGTAAATAATTTCCATATGCACCCTCGCCAGCCCAACTATGGAGAATTTGGATTGATGATGCCAG GCCCATCAGGTCCAGAGGTGAGGGGCAATCATCCAGAGGCGTTCGAAAGGTTGATCCAGATGGAGATGTCAGCCAGATCGAAGCAACAGCAGGTGCACCACCCTGCAATGGCCGCTGGCCGTGTGCCTAGTGGGATGTACGGGCACGAGCTTGATGCGAAATTGAGATACAGATGA
- the LOC100217186 gene encoding uncharacterized protein isoform X7 → MCTPISFTGSALYIHGRMKTRIVYSREFLLSLGELEHCKKLPPDFDAALLSELQELSAGVLERNKGYYNTSQGRPDGSVGYTYSSRGGNTGGRWDTRSSGSSDRDGEPDRESQTQGRGANQYRRNWQNTEHDGLLGRGGFPRPSGYTGQLSSKDHGNAPQLNRTSERYQPPRPYKAAPFSRKDIDSINDETFGSSELSNEDRAEEERKRRASFELMRKEQHKAVLGKKSGPDILKENPSDDIFSKLQTSTAKANAKTKNEKLDGSVVSSYQEDTTKPSSVLLAPAARPLVPPGFANAFADKKLQSQSSNITHEPKLEDDQSATGFTSESKEKGVSGNDATMGPKHTLPPGSVTSSAELASSVLKGSEDWDADVMDKYSIGKEGKSKNIDPVRKDDSVAILEQFFGNVLSKSGSNLPTYVENQPLKTDDDMITSVPESSKFAHWFLDEDLKPAEDLSSKSLLSMIVKNENPGLENLNHTPLSDAAAQNLSPRAPIDKLDSASELISFTSSTPANGVLEQCIHSDVPEAVPIMTCEDLEQTMLAQVSNSSSTQINATKEQLTVMDEPVAMQKVTVDNHASQHLLSLLQKGTDNKGAPSLGFQRESTDEPLSVDTNLMANGGISGSDPVNSVENVPTSGKDLTLEALFGAAFMNELHSKDAPVSIRGATTGGPTEFAEMGKTLLSSSHEGYYPVEQTVHFNNTKDAAVRREPGIEHSAVPGLSQGSASFDKKGMEIHLPEEDNLFTMSDSLLGQNSDILASVGSSRVEGLLPEKALDNLSYRFQSLVPGDAEHIQVYGPDALGSHPRDSQNMYHLLQGRPPMIAPHPMMDHIVNRKQPAPFDMAQSIHHDSHRSFPSNVNHMQHNLHGPGVPHLDPAGHIMRQHMSMPGRFPPEGLPRGVPPSQPVHHMAGYRPEMGNVNNFHMHPRQPNYGEFGLMMPGPEVRGNHPEAFERLIQMEMSARSKQQQVHHPAMAAGRVPSGMYGHELDAKLRYR, encoded by the exons ATGTGTACACCCATATCCTTTACTGGGTCCGCCCTGTATATCCATGGCAGGATGAAGACGAGGATAGTGTACTCCAGGGAGTTTCTGCTGTCGCTTGGCGAGTTGGAGCATTGCAAGAAGCTGCCCCCTGACTTTGATGCAGCGCTGCTTAG TGAGCTGCAGGAGCTGTCAGCGGGTGTGCTTGAGAGAAACAAGGGCTACTACAACACATCCCAGGGACGGCCAGATGGGTCGGTGGGATATACTTACTCTTCTCGTGGTGGGAACACTGGAGGGAGGTGGGATACTCGCTCATCTGGATCAAGTGATCGGGATGGGGAACCTGATCGTGAGTCTCAGACACAGG GGCGTGGTGCAAACCAGTACAGACGCAATTGGCAGAACACGGAGCATGATGGCCTACTTGGCCGTGGTGGTTTCCCTAGGCCATCAGGATATACTGGGCAGTTGTCATCAAAGGATCATGGCAATGCGCCTCAGCTAAACAGGACATCAGAACGCTACCAGCCACCACGTCCTTACAAG GCTGCTCCTTTTTCACGGAAAGACATTGACTCGATTAATGATGAGACATTCGGGTCTTCTGAATTATCAAATGAGGATAGAGCAGAAGAAGAAAGGAAGCGGAGGG CATCTTTTGAGTTGATGAGAAAAGAGCAACATAAAGCAGTGCTAGGAAAGAAGAGTGGTCCTGATATCCTGAAGGAGAATCCCAGTGATGATATATTTTCAAAGTTACAGACATCTACTGCAAAGGCAAATGCCAAAACTAAAAACGAGAAGTTAGATGGTTCTGTAGTATCCTCATATCAGGAAGATACCACTAAACCATCTTCAGTTCTACTAGCTCCTGCAGCCAGGCCGCTTGTCCCGCCGGGTTTTGCAAATGCATTCGCTGACAAGAAGCTTCAGTCACAGTCGTCTAACATCACACATGAGCCGAAG CTAGAGGATGACCAGTCAGCAACAGGGTTCACATCTGAAAGTAAAGAGAAGGGAGTTTCTGGTAACGATGCTACTATGGGTCCAAAGCACACGCTTCCACCTGGTAGTGTTACCTCTTCAGCTGAATTGGCTTCTAGCGTTCTGAAAGGGAGCGAGGATTGGGATGCTGATGTAATGGATAAGTATTCTATTGGAAAAGAAGGCAAATCTAAAAATATTGATCCAGTTAGGAAGGATGATTCAGTAGCAATCTTAGAACAGTTCTTTGGCAATGTTTTATCGAAAAGCGGCAGCAACCTACCAACTTATGTTGAG AACCAGCCATTGAAAACTGATGATGACATGATCACTTCTGTGCCAGAATCATCCAAATTTGCTCATTGGTTTCTTGATGAAG ACTTGAAACCTGCAGAAGACTTATCTTCAAAGAGCCTGCTCTCCATGATTGTCAAAAATGAAAATCCAGGTCTAGAAAATTTAAACCATACTCCTTTATCTGATGCTGCTGCCCAGAATTTATCCCCAAGAGCACCTATTGATAAACTTGATTCTGCATCAGAGCTTATCTCATTTACATCCTCTACGCCTGCCAATGGAGTTCTTGAACAATGCATCCATTCTGATGTTCCAGAGGCAGTTCCTATTATGACATGTGAGGATCTTGAGCAGACGATGTTAGCACAGGTTAGCAATAGCAGCTCAACTCAGATAAATGCTACAAAGGAGCAACTGACTGTTATGGATGAACCAGTTGCCATGCAGAAAGTAACTGTAGATAATCATGCATCACAACATCTTCTTTCATTGTTGCAAAAAGGAACAGATAATAAGGGAGCACCTTCCCTGGGTTTCCAGAGAGAATCAACTGATGAACCTCTGAGTGTTGACACAAATTTAATGGCAAATGGTGGAATATCTGGAAGTGATCCGGTTAACAGTGTTGAAAATGTTCCTACTTCTGGGAAGGACTTGACATTGGAAGCGTTATTCGGGGCTGCATTTATGAATGAGCTCCACTCGAAAGATGCACCAGTTTCTATTCGAGGAGCCACAACTGGTGGTCCTACTGAGTTTGCAGAGATGGGTAAAACTCTGTTGTCATCTAGCCATGAAGGATACTACCCTGTTGAACAGACCGTACACTTCAACaatactaaagatgctgctgtccGTAGAGAACCAGGTATTGAGCATTCAGCAGTACCTGGTCTAAGTCAGGGGAGTGCTAGTTTTGACAAGAAAGGAATGGAAATTCATCTGCCTGAAGAAGATAATTTGTTTACCATGAGTGATTCTCTGCTTGGTCAAAATTCTGATATTTTGGCATCAGTAGGATCCAGCAGGGTTGAAGGGCTATTGCCTGAAAAGGCACTTGATAACCTCAGCTATAGGTTTCAAAGTCTTGTGCCTGGTGATGCAGAACACATTCAAGTATATGGTCCTGATGCACTTGGATCTCATCCTCGTGATTCTCAGAATATGTATCATCTTCTACAGGGTAGGCCTCCTATGATAGCACCTCACCCTATGATGGATCACATTGTTAATAGGAAACAGCCAGCTCCATTTGATATGGCACAGTCGATACACCATGATTCTCACCGTTCTTTCCCATCTAATGTGAATCATATGCAACATAATCTTCATGGGCCAGGGGTCCCTCACTTGGACCCTGCTGGACATATTATGCGACAACACATGTCCATGCCTGGAAGATTTCCTCCAGAAGGCTTGCCAAGAGGTGTCCCTCCATCTCAGCCTGTGCATCACATGGCTGGTTATAGACCTGAAATGGGTAATGTAAATAATTTCCATATGCACCCTCGCCAGCCCAACTATGGAGAATTTGGATTGATGATGCCAG GTCCAGAGGTGAGGGGCAATCATCCAGAGGCGTTCGAAAGGTTGATCCAGATGGAGATGTCAGCCAGATCGAAGCAACAGCAGGTGCACCACCCTGCAATGGCCGCTGGCCGTGTGCCTAGTGGGATGTACGGGCACGAGCTTGATGCGAAATTGAGATACAGATGA
- the LOC100217186 gene encoding uncharacterized protein isoform X15: MCTPISFTGSALYIHGRMKTRIVYSREFLLSLGELEHCKKLPPDFDAALLSELQELSAGVLERNKGYYNTSQGRPDGSVGYTYSSRGGNTGGRWDTRSSGSSDRDGEPDRESQTQAGRGANQYRRNWQNTEHDGLLGRGGFPRPSGYTGQLSSKDHGNAPQLNRTSERYQPPRPYKAAPFSRKDIDSINDETFGSSELSNEDRAEEERKRRASFELMRKEQHKAVLGKKSGPDILKENPSDDIFSKLQTSTAKANAKTKNEKLDGSVVSSYQEDTTKPSSVLLAPAARPLVPPGFANAFADKKLQSQSSNITHEPKLEDDQSATGFTSESKEKGVSGNDATMGPKHTLPPGSVTSSAELASSVLKGSEDWDADVMDKYSIGKEGKSKNIDPVRKDDSVAILEQFFGNVLSKSGSNLPTYVENQPLKTDDDMITSVPESSKFAHWFLDEDLKPAEDLSSKSLLSMIVKNENPELISFTSSTPANGVLEQCIHSDVPEAVPIMTCEDLEQTMLAQVSNSSSTQINATKEQLTVMDEPVAMQKVTVDNHASQHLLSLLQKGTDNKGAPSLGFQRESTDEPLSVDTNLMANGGISGSDPVNSVENVPTSGKDLTLEALFGAAFMNELHSKDAPVSIRGATTGGPTEFAEMGKTLLSSSHEGYYPVEQTVHFNNTKDAAVRREPGIEHSAVPGLSQGSASFDKKGMEIHLPEEDNLFTMSDSLLGQNSDILASVGSSRVEGLLPEKALDNLSYRFQSLVPGDAEHIQVYGPDALGSHPRDSQNMYHLLQGRPPMIAPHPMMDHIVNRKQPAPFDMAQSIHHDSHRSFPSNVNHMQHNLHGPGVPHLDPAGHIMRQHMSMPGRFPPEGLPRGVPPSQPVHHMAGYRPEMGNVNNFHMHPRQPNYGEFGLMMPGPSGPEVRGNHPEAFERLIQMEMSARSKQQQVHHPAMAAGRVPSGMYGHELDAKLRYR; this comes from the exons ATGTGTACACCCATATCCTTTACTGGGTCCGCCCTGTATATCCATGGCAGGATGAAGACGAGGATAGTGTACTCCAGGGAGTTTCTGCTGTCGCTTGGCGAGTTGGAGCATTGCAAGAAGCTGCCCCCTGACTTTGATGCAGCGCTGCTTAG TGAGCTGCAGGAGCTGTCAGCGGGTGTGCTTGAGAGAAACAAGGGCTACTACAACACATCCCAGGGACGGCCAGATGGGTCGGTGGGATATACTTACTCTTCTCGTGGTGGGAACACTGGAGGGAGGTGGGATACTCGCTCATCTGGATCAAGTGATCGGGATGGGGAACCTGATCGTGAGTCTCAGACACAGG CAGGGCGTGGTGCAAACCAGTACAGACGCAATTGGCAGAACACGGAGCATGATGGCCTACTTGGCCGTGGTGGTTTCCCTAGGCCATCAGGATATACTGGGCAGTTGTCATCAAAGGATCATGGCAATGCGCCTCAGCTAAACAGGACATCAGAACGCTACCAGCCACCACGTCCTTACAAG GCTGCTCCTTTTTCACGGAAAGACATTGACTCGATTAATGATGAGACATTCGGGTCTTCTGAATTATCAAATGAGGATAGAGCAGAAGAAGAAAGGAAGCGGAGGG CATCTTTTGAGTTGATGAGAAAAGAGCAACATAAAGCAGTGCTAGGAAAGAAGAGTGGTCCTGATATCCTGAAGGAGAATCCCAGTGATGATATATTTTCAAAGTTACAGACATCTACTGCAAAGGCAAATGCCAAAACTAAAAACGAGAAGTTAGATGGTTCTGTAGTATCCTCATATCAGGAAGATACCACTAAACCATCTTCAGTTCTACTAGCTCCTGCAGCCAGGCCGCTTGTCCCGCCGGGTTTTGCAAATGCATTCGCTGACAAGAAGCTTCAGTCACAGTCGTCTAACATCACACATGAGCCGAAG CTAGAGGATGACCAGTCAGCAACAGGGTTCACATCTGAAAGTAAAGAGAAGGGAGTTTCTGGTAACGATGCTACTATGGGTCCAAAGCACACGCTTCCACCTGGTAGTGTTACCTCTTCAGCTGAATTGGCTTCTAGCGTTCTGAAAGGGAGCGAGGATTGGGATGCTGATGTAATGGATAAGTATTCTATTGGAAAAGAAGGCAAATCTAAAAATATTGATCCAGTTAGGAAGGATGATTCAGTAGCAATCTTAGAACAGTTCTTTGGCAATGTTTTATCGAAAAGCGGCAGCAACCTACCAACTTATGTTGAG AACCAGCCATTGAAAACTGATGATGACATGATCACTTCTGTGCCAGAATCATCCAAATTTGCTCATTGGTTTCTTGATGAAG ACTTGAAACCTGCAGAAGACTTATCTTCAAAGAGCCTGCTCTCCATGATTGTCAAAAATGAAAATCCAG AGCTTATCTCATTTACATCCTCTACGCCTGCCAATGGAGTTCTTGAACAATGCATCCATTCTGATGTTCCAGAGGCAGTTCCTATTATGACATGTGAGGATCTTGAGCAGACGATGTTAGCACAGGTTAGCAATAGCAGCTCAACTCAGATAAATGCTACAAAGGAGCAACTGACTGTTATGGATGAACCAGTTGCCATGCAGAAAGTAACTGTAGATAATCATGCATCACAACATCTTCTTTCATTGTTGCAAAAAGGAACAGATAATAAGGGAGCACCTTCCCTGGGTTTCCAGAGAGAATCAACTGATGAACCTCTGAGTGTTGACACAAATTTAATGGCAAATGGTGGAATATCTGGAAGTGATCCGGTTAACAGTGTTGAAAATGTTCCTACTTCTGGGAAGGACTTGACATTGGAAGCGTTATTCGGGGCTGCATTTATGAATGAGCTCCACTCGAAAGATGCACCAGTTTCTATTCGAGGAGCCACAACTGGTGGTCCTACTGAGTTTGCAGAGATGGGTAAAACTCTGTTGTCATCTAGCCATGAAGGATACTACCCTGTTGAACAGACCGTACACTTCAACaatactaaagatgctgctgtccGTAGAGAACCAGGTATTGAGCATTCAGCAGTACCTGGTCTAAGTCAGGGGAGTGCTAGTTTTGACAAGAAAGGAATGGAAATTCATCTGCCTGAAGAAGATAATTTGTTTACCATGAGTGATTCTCTGCTTGGTCAAAATTCTGATATTTTGGCATCAGTAGGATCCAGCAGGGTTGAAGGGCTATTGCCTGAAAAGGCACTTGATAACCTCAGCTATAGGTTTCAAAGTCTTGTGCCTGGTGATGCAGAACACATTCAAGTATATGGTCCTGATGCACTTGGATCTCATCCTCGTGATTCTCAGAATATGTATCATCTTCTACAGGGTAGGCCTCCTATGATAGCACCTCACCCTATGATGGATCACATTGTTAATAGGAAACAGCCAGCTCCATTTGATATGGCACAGTCGATACACCATGATTCTCACCGTTCTTTCCCATCTAATGTGAATCATATGCAACATAATCTTCATGGGCCAGGGGTCCCTCACTTGGACCCTGCTGGACATATTATGCGACAACACATGTCCATGCCTGGAAGATTTCCTCCAGAAGGCTTGCCAAGAGGTGTCCCTCCATCTCAGCCTGTGCATCACATGGCTGGTTATAGACCTGAAATGGGTAATGTAAATAATTTCCATATGCACCCTCGCCAGCCCAACTATGGAGAATTTGGATTGATGATGCCAG GCCCATCAGGTCCAGAGGTGAGGGGCAATCATCCAGAGGCGTTCGAAAGGTTGATCCAGATGGAGATGTCAGCCAGATCGAAGCAACAGCAGGTGCACCACCCTGCAATGGCCGCTGGCCGTGTGCCTAGTGGGATGTACGGGCACGAGCTTGATGCGAAATTGAGATACAGATGA